The proteins below are encoded in one region of Pontibacter deserti:
- a CDS encoding EcsC family protein — MTAHLPENNYKRKALQELLAWQEEMQQPPSFLNNLARKAQHKINSYIPDKVHNAITAAIKQMTRATLFGANLITRQPATSHNLQLQEAQVLERINFYKNAAALEGGVTGAGGFLLGLADFPLLLGIKIKMLFEIAALYGYDVTDYKERIYLLHIFQLAFSSHEYRREVYLQITDWETRKQHLPNHLEEFDWRGFQQEYRDYIDLAKMAQLIPVIGAPVGAIVNIKLIRKLGYTAMNAYRLRWHEMYRL, encoded by the coding sequence ATGACAGCTCATCTTCCTGAAAACAACTATAAACGGAAAGCTTTACAGGAGTTGCTTGCCTGGCAGGAAGAGATGCAACAACCACCCTCCTTTTTAAACAACTTAGCAAGGAAAGCGCAGCACAAGATTAATAGTTACATTCCGGACAAAGTACACAATGCTATAACTGCTGCCATAAAGCAAATGACGCGTGCCACCTTATTTGGAGCCAATCTGATAACACGCCAGCCTGCTACTTCGCATAACTTGCAACTACAGGAAGCACAAGTGCTGGAACGTATCAACTTTTATAAAAACGCAGCAGCTTTGGAAGGCGGCGTAACCGGAGCCGGTGGTTTTCTGCTGGGCCTGGCTGATTTCCCGTTACTGTTGGGCATCAAGATTAAAATGCTTTTCGAGATCGCAGCGTTGTATGGTTACGACGTGACCGATTATAAAGAGCGCATCTACTTACTCCATATCTTTCAGCTGGCATTCAGCAGCCATGAGTACCGTCGAGAAGTATACCTCCAGATTACAGACTGGGAAACACGCAAACAGCACCTCCCCAACCACCTGGAGGAGTTTGACTGGCGAGGCTTTCAGCAAGAGTACCGTGATTATATTGACCTGGCTAAAATGGCGCAACTTATACCTGTCATCGGTGCTCCGGTAGGCGCTATTGTCAACATCAAACTAATCCGCAAGCTAGGCTACACTGCTATGAACGCTTATCGTTTGCGCTGGCATGAAATGTATAGATTATAG
- a CDS encoding DUF2200 domain-containing protein: MEKHRIFKMSFASVYPHYVAKAEKKGRTKAEVDTIINWLTGYNQEALQQQIELKNDFETFFAQAPQLNPNVSKITGVICGCRVEEIEDTLMQQIRYLDKLIDELAKGKTMEKILRK; the protein is encoded by the coding sequence ATGGAAAAGCACAGAATATTTAAAATGTCATTTGCAAGTGTTTATCCGCATTATGTTGCAAAAGCGGAAAAGAAGGGTCGCACTAAGGCAGAGGTAGATACCATCATTAACTGGCTTACAGGATATAATCAGGAAGCCTTGCAGCAACAGATCGAATTGAAGAATGATTTTGAGACTTTCTTTGCACAGGCACCACAACTAAACCCGAATGTGTCAAAAATAACCGGTGTAATCTGTGGCTGTCGTGTGGAAGAAATTGAAGACACACTCATGCAACAGATCCGTTACCTGGATAAGCTCATAGATGAACTGGCAAAAGGAAAGACAATGGAAAAGATCTTAAGGAAATAA
- a CDS encoding MBL fold metallo-hydrolase, with the protein MQLQITSLNSGSNGNCYYIGNEREAVLVDAGISCLETEKRMKRLGLSMRKVKAIFISHEHSDHIRGVSVIARKYEIPVYITPDTLYHGRLTNEKFVAIPFQAFEPVQVGELTITAFPKFHDAADPHSFIVSYQDINIGVFTDIGSPCEHVIRHFSQCHAAFLEANYDDGLLDSGRYPYYLKQRIRGNYGHLSNEQALTLFTEHKPPFMSHILLSHLSKDNNCPKLLKQLFDLNAGNTEVVIASRFQETPVYTITNSVIPVKHYKGEQLQLL; encoded by the coding sequence ATGCAACTGCAGATCACATCATTAAATTCGGGAAGTAACGGTAACTGTTATTACATAGGTAACGAGCGCGAAGCGGTGCTGGTGGATGCCGGTATTTCCTGTCTGGAAACCGAAAAGCGTATGAAGCGGCTGGGCCTTTCGATGCGTAAGGTTAAGGCCATCTTTATTTCCCATGAGCACTCCGATCACATCAGGGGGGTATCCGTTATTGCCCGAAAATATGAAATCCCGGTTTACATAACACCAGATACGCTGTACCATGGCCGCTTAACCAACGAGAAGTTTGTAGCTATACCTTTTCAGGCCTTTGAGCCGGTGCAGGTAGGCGAGCTAACTATAACTGCCTTTCCAAAGTTTCACGATGCTGCCGATCCGCATAGTTTTATCGTAAGCTATCAGGACATAAATATTGGTGTGTTTACAGATATTGGCTCTCCCTGCGAACATGTGATCAGGCACTTCAGCCAATGCCATGCTGCTTTCCTGGAAGCGAACTATGATGATGGCTTGCTGGACAGCGGACGATACCCATATTACCTGAAACAACGCATTCGGGGTAACTATGGGCACCTATCAAACGAGCAGGCGCTTACACTCTTTACGGAGCATAAACCACCGTTTATGAGCCATATCCTGTTATCTCATTTATCGAAAGATAACAATTGCCCTAAATTACTGAAGCAGCTTTTCGACCTGAATGCAGGCAACACTGAAGTTGTTATTGCTTCACGTTTCCAGGAAACGCCTGTTTATACTATAACTAACTCAGTTATACCTGTAAAGCATTATAAAGGGGAGCAACTGCAGCTTTTATAG
- a CDS encoding malate:quinone oxidoreductase, whose protein sequence is MIKDNNTFDENPDVILIGAGIMSATLGMMLKELQPDIKIEIFERLNVAAAESSDAWNNAGTGHSAFCELNYTPERPDGSVDTSKAVKIAESFEVSKQLWAYLIQQEHIKLPEYFIKSIPHISFVWGDNNVEFLRKRYEALTRCHLFKGMQYSESPMQLKEWMPLVMEGRNPNEKVAATRMEIGTDVNFGALTRCMLDELQERGNVNLHFGHEVRKLRKTSTGYWRLKVKDLKTGNKRKIFSKFVFIGAGGGSLPLLLKSDIPEGNGYGGFPVSGQWLRCTNPEVIEKHKAKVYGKASVGSPPMSVPHLDTRFINGKQELLFGPYAGFSTRFLKNGSLLDLALSVRPDNLRPMISAGIKNIPLTQYLINQVRQEPEDRLQALREYFPNARNEDWELEIAGQRVQVIKKGPKGGGVLEFGTEMITAADGSLAALLGASPGASTAVSVMVELLERCFPEKVKSPEWQAKLKEMIPSYGQSLAEDAELLQQVRSWTSDTLGLPRIGANYKQEAGKL, encoded by the coding sequence ATGATAAAAGATAACAATACCTTCGACGAAAACCCTGATGTGATTCTGATAGGTGCAGGTATAATGAGTGCCACCCTGGGCATGATGCTAAAAGAACTACAGCCTGATATAAAGATCGAAATTTTTGAAAGACTGAATGTAGCCGCTGCTGAGAGCTCCGATGCCTGGAATAATGCCGGAACCGGGCATTCAGCCTTTTGCGAACTTAACTATACCCCCGAACGTCCGGATGGCTCAGTTGACACATCCAAAGCTGTAAAAATTGCGGAGTCTTTTGAAGTTTCGAAACAACTGTGGGCATACCTGATTCAGCAGGAGCACATTAAATTGCCGGAGTATTTTATTAAAAGTATACCGCATATCAGCTTTGTGTGGGGAGACAATAATGTGGAGTTCCTGAGAAAACGCTACGAAGCGTTAACCAGGTGCCACCTGTTTAAGGGCATGCAATACTCTGAAAGTCCGATGCAGCTAAAAGAATGGATGCCTCTGGTAATGGAAGGCCGTAACCCGAATGAGAAAGTGGCAGCTACCCGTATGGAGATCGGTACAGATGTGAACTTCGGGGCATTAACCCGCTGCATGCTGGATGAGCTACAGGAAAGAGGAAATGTAAACCTCCATTTCGGGCATGAAGTGCGCAAACTTCGTAAAACCAGCACAGGATACTGGCGGTTAAAGGTAAAAGACCTGAAAACCGGGAATAAAAGGAAGATCTTTTCCAAGTTCGTTTTCATAGGTGCTGGCGGTGGGTCGCTGCCTTTGCTGTTAAAGTCCGATATTCCGGAGGGGAACGGGTACGGCGGTTTCCCGGTGAGCGGGCAGTGGCTGCGATGTACCAATCCTGAAGTAATAGAAAAACATAAAGCGAAAGTATACGGCAAAGCATCGGTAGGGTCGCCGCCCATGTCTGTTCCCCATCTGGACACCCGGTTTATAAACGGAAAGCAGGAGCTACTCTTCGGGCCCTATGCCGGTTTTTCTACCAGGTTTCTTAAAAACGGGTCATTACTCGACTTAGCACTTTCTGTTAGACCGGATAACCTGCGCCCCATGATATCTGCAGGGATAAAGAACATACCACTCACGCAATACCTTATAAACCAGGTGCGGCAGGAGCCCGAAGACAGGCTCCAGGCGCTGCGCGAATATTTCCCGAATGCCAGAAACGAAGACTGGGAGCTTGAAATAGCGGGCCAGCGGGTACAGGTAATTAAAAAAGGGCCAAAAGGCGGCGGTGTGCTGGAATTTGGTACTGAAATGATTACTGCAGCTGACGGTTCGCTGGCCGCTTTGTTAGGTGCTTCTCCTGGAGCTTCTACGGCTGTGTCGGTTATGGTGGAACTCCTGGAGCGCTGCTTCCCTGAAAAAGTTAAATCGCCTGAATGGCAGGCCAAGTTAAAAGAAATGATTCCATCGTATGGGCAATCGTTAGCTGAAGATGCAGAACTTTTACAGCAGGTACGTTCGTGGACCAGCGATACCCTGGGGTTGCCTCGAATAGGAGCAAACTATAAACAGGAAGCCGGTAAACTATAA
- a CDS encoding YceI family protein, whose translation MATTKWVIDPTHSEIQFKVKHLMITTVTGYFKTFNLEVETDGDDFTTASRIEFTADIDSINTNNEQRDTHLKSNDFFNAEEHKQLRFVGRKYEAHGDNAKLHGDLTIREVTKPITLDVEFGGIVVDPYGQTKAGFTVDGKVSRKEFNLTWNAVTEAGQVVVSDEIKLHCEIQLVKQA comes from the coding sequence ATGGCAACTACAAAATGGGTAATTGACCCTACGCACAGTGAAATTCAGTTTAAAGTAAAACACCTGATGATTACAACTGTAACAGGGTACTTTAAAACGTTTAATTTGGAAGTAGAAACTGATGGTGATGATTTTACAACGGCTTCCCGTATCGAGTTCACAGCCGATATAGATTCTATCAATACAAACAACGAACAACGTGATACGCACTTAAAGTCGAATGACTTTTTTAATGCAGAAGAGCACAAGCAACTGCGTTTTGTTGGTAGAAAGTATGAAGCGCATGGCGACAATGCCAAACTGCACGGGGACCTGACCATTAGAGAAGTAACAAAACCGATTACACTGGATGTAGAATTTGGTGGTATTGTAGTTGACCCATATGGCCAGACAAAAGCAGGTTTTACAGTAGATGGCAAAGTAAGCCGCAAAGAGTTTAACCTGACCTGGAATGCTGTAACCGAAGCCGGCCAGGTGGTAGTAAGCGATGAGATTAAATTGCATTGCGAAATACAACTGGTAAAACAAGCATAA
- a CDS encoding GbsR/MarR family transcriptional regulator yields the protein MTLSDKQRELIEEIGIYHENNGFQPAVARVMGLLLVSDRPELTFDEISESLNISKSATSNALNMLLNTNHIEYTTFSGDRKRYFRIKSSNWRDLFAKKMEDLGGLNDILKRVLEVRKRDNPVYDQKLKSFISFLDYLKSQLPTLMEKWEQENIKDKV from the coding sequence ATGACATTAAGCGATAAACAACGGGAATTAATCGAAGAGATCGGGATTTACCATGAAAACAATGGTTTTCAGCCTGCTGTAGCGCGTGTTATGGGTTTGTTGCTGGTATCAGACAGGCCGGAACTTACCTTTGATGAGATCTCAGAATCTTTGAATATTAGCAAAAGTGCCACCAGCAATGCTTTAAACATGCTGCTCAACACAAACCATATCGAATACACTACTTTTTCCGGGGACAGAAAGCGTTACTTCAGAATCAAATCATCTAACTGGCGCGACCTTTTCGCAAAGAAAATGGAAGACCTTGGTGGTTTAAATGATATTCTGAAACGTGTACTGGAAGTAAGAAAGAGAGATAATCCCGTGTACGACCAGAAACTAAAAAGCTTTATCAGCTTCCTTGATTACCTGAAAAGCCAGCTACCAACCTTAATGGAGAAGTGGGAACAGGAAAACATAAAAGACAAAGTATAA
- a CDS encoding DNA/RNA non-specific endonuclease, translating into MSKWIFILTAFFTFTACERDQEIAPQIEVSPNAVTASTFYDEGFEGVYKSSYTTAPVAFANGTWNFADALTGNTTSDRKTGSQSARVRNSGKLTMSFDLPDGARSFKMSYAKYGTDANTTLQVYYSTNSGSTWTSAGTAVTVSKTSLQSTTYTLNVTGPVRFEIRKTDGTTNRVNVDDVQVESNPVVATPDVVEDYETGSKGSYAAGSVTLPTGNWYLNEALIGTLTGDAKAGTKSVRIRDLGSLEMQFDVQGAQSVSIAHAVYGTDAASTWQLQASTNGGTSWAAVGNTITTSSATLQTATFAVNYTSAVRFRVVKLSGSGLRINIDNFTISGSAATGGEPTDPTDPGTGGGGSTDTTTYNSVHLTLGNPSGAKTDVTFINNYLLQKSQFVMSYSRDKGTANWVSWHLDESWLGSTPRQDDFRADNTLPAGWYQVGSTDYTGSGFDRGHMSPSADRTATVADNSATFLMTNMIPQAPKNNQGAWATLEGYCRSMLTGGYEIYIISGGYGIGGTGSAGYKETLAGGKITVPNRTWKVIVIIPDGTNDAARVTTATRVIAVDMPNDQAIGTDWRAYRTTVDAIEAKTGYDFLSLVSDNVENTIEATVDAL; encoded by the coding sequence ATGTCCAAGTGGATCTTTATCCTGACGGCATTTTTTACGTTTACAGCCTGCGAAAGAGACCAGGAAATTGCCCCTCAGATTGAGGTTTCTCCCAATGCTGTCACAGCTTCAACCTTTTATGACGAAGGATTTGAAGGCGTTTATAAAAGCAGCTATACTACTGCCCCAGTCGCCTTTGCCAATGGTACCTGGAACTTTGCCGATGCTTTAACCGGCAACACTACATCTGACAGAAAAACAGGCTCACAGTCTGCCCGTGTGCGTAACAGCGGGAAGCTAACCATGTCTTTTGATCTTCCGGATGGTGCCAGGTCGTTTAAAATGAGCTATGCCAAGTATGGTACCGATGCCAACACGACGCTGCAGGTGTACTATTCTACCAATAGCGGCTCTACCTGGACCAGTGCCGGAACAGCTGTTACAGTAAGCAAGACCAGCCTTCAGAGTACAACTTACACCCTTAATGTAACCGGCCCAGTTCGTTTCGAAATCCGTAAGACGGATGGCACAACCAACCGCGTAAATGTTGACGATGTACAGGTAGAATCGAATCCTGTAGTTGCCACACCAGATGTGGTTGAGGATTACGAGACAGGCTCTAAAGGTAGCTATGCAGCGGGCTCTGTAACGCTTCCTACTGGTAACTGGTACCTTAACGAAGCTCTGATCGGTACATTAACCGGCGACGCTAAAGCTGGTACTAAATCTGTACGCATCCGTGACTTAGGCTCACTGGAAATGCAGTTTGATGTACAGGGTGCGCAATCGGTAAGTATAGCTCATGCGGTTTACGGAACAGACGCTGCCAGTACCTGGCAGTTACAAGCCTCTACCAATGGAGGTACGTCTTGGGCAGCAGTAGGCAACACCATTACAACTTCTTCTGCTACACTTCAGACAGCAACTTTTGCTGTAAACTATACTTCAGCAGTTCGTTTCAGAGTAGTAAAACTTTCAGGCAGTGGCCTGCGCATCAACATCGACAACTTTACCATTAGTGGTTCGGCTGCTACAGGTGGAGAACCAACTGACCCTACTGACCCAGGCACTGGTGGCGGTGGCAGCACTGATACAACCACTTATAACAGTGTGCACCTGACTTTGGGTAACCCATCTGGTGCTAAAACGGATGTTACCTTTATCAATAACTACCTGCTGCAGAAATCACAGTTTGTGATGTCTTACAGCCGCGACAAAGGTACTGCTAACTGGGTAAGCTGGCACCTGGATGAGTCGTGGTTAGGCAGCACGCCGCGCCAAGACGATTTCAGAGCAGACAATACATTGCCAGCAGGCTGGTACCAGGTAGGTTCTACAGATTACACTGGCAGTGGTTTCGACAGAGGCCATATGTCTCCGTCAGCTGACCGCACTGCTACTGTAGCCGATAACTCTGCTACTTTCCTGATGACCAATATGATACCGCAGGCGCCAAAAAACAACCAGGGAGCCTGGGCTACACTGGAAGGCTACTGCCGTTCTATGTTAACCGGCGGTTATGAAATCTACATTATTTCTGGTGGTTATGGCATAGGTGGTACCGGTAGTGCCGGCTACAAAGAAACACTTGCCGGTGGTAAAATAACAGTACCTAACCGTACCTGGAAAGTGATTGTAATTATTCCGGATGGTACAAACGATGCAGCTCGCGTTACAACTGCTACCAGAGTAATTGCAGTAGATATGCCAAACGATCAGGCCATTGGTACTGACTGGAGAGCGTACCGTACTACAGTTGATGCCATTGAGGCAAAAACAGGATATGACTTCCTGAGCCTTGTAAGCGACAATGTAGAGAACACTATCGAGGCGACAGTAGACGCATTATAG
- a CDS encoding PAS domain-containing sensor histidine kinase: protein MALSGTENKVSNSPAFLQDGGEMGALMRAYDWDSHPLGNPENWPQSLKIQIRTLLNSAFPMFVWWTDKLYMFHNDAYLPALGNKHPQALGASARKMWSEIWGDIGNVVEDILKNGSQFYAKDLYLALERKGFSEETYWTFSYSPVFDDAGKVNGVFCACTEVTSTVLGQRRMRTLKDISEATALVQTLEQACQTASDILNHNSQDIPFNLIYLLENQGIEARLFGKAGDGKVDHAPASLNLNNLDANHPLSVIKLAKQPIIIDHAANEQVSIKSILGFDFPEKVIILPIIRPGQDYLIGFCITGINSALEYDCDYSGFHHLMIMQIATSITSVHVREEAVKQQAYLKEIFQQAPVGITILRGQDYVIDLANPNICEIWGRKQEDVLGLPVLEALPEVSEQSIKELLDGVFYTGKPFVADELPVNLMRNGSLETVYLNFVYHPKKDSHGVITGIIAVAIDITEQVEARKKIEGMNKQLLAINADLDNFVYSASHDLKAPISNIEGLMHALVEFLPHETLHSEGVQHVLRLIENSINRFKRAIADLTEVAKIQREGDEDIVRVNLSEVVEDVKLDFENLIREKGAHIDVSLAPDSELEFSAKNIRSIVYNLVSNALKYSSPARNPHIIISTETTPDYTILTVADNGLGFNPADEIKIFSMFKRLHDHVEGSGIGLYIVKRIVENAGGHIELDSEPGKGSTFRVYFKR, encoded by the coding sequence ATGGCTTTATCAGGTACAGAAAACAAAGTTAGTAATAGCCCTGCTTTTTTACAGGATGGTGGTGAGATGGGAGCTTTGATGCGAGCTTATGACTGGGATAGTCACCCTCTGGGCAACCCTGAAAACTGGCCACAAAGCCTGAAGATCCAGATCAGAACTTTACTGAACTCTGCCTTCCCGATGTTTGTGTGGTGGACGGATAAACTATACATGTTCCATAACGATGCATATCTGCCCGCTCTTGGTAACAAACACCCCCAGGCATTGGGAGCAAGTGCCCGTAAAATGTGGTCAGAGATATGGGGAGATATCGGAAATGTAGTAGAAGATATCCTTAAAAATGGAAGCCAGTTCTATGCTAAGGATCTATACCTGGCACTTGAGCGAAAAGGTTTTTCGGAAGAAACCTACTGGACATTTTCATACAGCCCGGTTTTTGATGATGCTGGTAAAGTAAACGGGGTTTTCTGCGCCTGCACAGAAGTAACCAGCACCGTGCTGGGGCAGCGGCGTATGCGCACCCTGAAGGATATTTCAGAGGCAACTGCACTGGTTCAAACGCTGGAGCAGGCTTGCCAGACAGCAAGTGATATACTTAACCATAACTCTCAGGATATACCATTTAACCTGATCTACCTGTTGGAGAACCAGGGAATCGAGGCCAGGTTATTCGGCAAAGCAGGTGATGGAAAAGTAGATCACGCTCCTGCATCTTTAAACTTAAACAATCTTGATGCAAACCACCCGCTATCGGTTATAAAACTGGCTAAGCAACCAATTATAATTGATCACGCGGCAAATGAACAGGTAAGTATAAAATCTATACTTGGTTTCGATTTTCCCGAAAAAGTTATCATACTTCCGATCATCAGACCTGGGCAAGACTACCTGATCGGGTTCTGTATAACAGGTATAAATAGTGCACTTGAGTATGATTGTGATTATAGTGGCTTCCACCATTTAATGATCATGCAGATCGCTACATCCATTACAAGTGTGCATGTACGCGAGGAAGCAGTTAAACAGCAGGCATACCTGAAAGAGATCTTTCAGCAAGCTCCCGTAGGTATAACTATACTTCGGGGCCAGGATTATGTTATTGACCTTGCCAACCCGAATATATGCGAAATATGGGGCCGAAAACAGGAAGATGTATTGGGTCTCCCGGTTTTAGAAGCACTACCTGAAGTAAGCGAGCAATCTATTAAAGAGTTACTGGATGGTGTGTTTTATACTGGTAAGCCATTTGTAGCAGATGAGTTGCCGGTAAATTTAATGCGCAATGGCTCCCTGGAAACAGTATACCTGAACTTTGTGTACCATCCGAAGAAGGACTCACATGGGGTAATAACCGGTATTATAGCAGTAGCTATAGATATTACCGAACAGGTGGAGGCTCGCAAGAAAATTGAAGGCATGAATAAGCAACTGCTGGCTATTAATGCCGACCTGGATAACTTCGTGTACTCTGCTTCTCATGACCTGAAAGCACCAATTTCGAATATTGAAGGATTAATGCATGCATTAGTAGAATTCCTGCCTCATGAAACGCTGCACTCCGAAGGGGTACAGCATGTATTAAGGCTAATCGAAAATTCTATAAACCGGTTTAAGCGTGCGATAGCTGACCTTACGGAGGTTGCAAAAATTCAGCGGGAAGGCGATGAAGATATAGTTAGGGTTAACTTGTCAGAGGTTGTGGAAGATGTGAAGCTCGATTTTGAAAATCTGATAAGGGAAAAAGGAGCACATATCGACGTAAGCCTTGCTCCTGATTCTGAACTGGAATTTTCGGCTAAAAATATTAGAAGTATAGTTTATAACCTGGTAAGCAATGCTCTTAAGTATAGTTCCCCTGCCCGAAATCCCCACATCATAATATCTACCGAAACCACACCTGACTATACTATTCTTACAGTAGCCGATAATGGCCTAGGATTTAATCCTGCCGATGAGATTAAAATATTCTCGATGTTCAAGCGCCTGCACGACCATGTGGAAGGTTCTGGCATTGGGTTGTACATAGTAAAACGAATAGTGGAAAATGCAGGCGGGCACATAGAACTTGACAGCGAACCAGGTAAAGGCTCTACATTCAGAGTTTACTTCAAACGCTAA